The genomic segment GCACGCGCTCGAGCTTCTCTGCGGCCAGCGCGCTGCCGTCGGCGACGGTGACCTGGCCGGCATGGATGCTGCGCCCGATGCCCACCCCGCCGCCGTGGTGGATCGACACCCACGCCGCACCGCTCGCCGTGTTCAGCAGCGCGTTGAGCAGCGGCCAGTCGGCGATCGCGTCGGAGCCGTCGGCCATGGCCTCGGTCTCGCGGTACGGAGAGGCTACGGAGCCCGCGTCCAGGTGGTCCCGGCCGATCACGATCGGCCCGGACAGTTCGCCCGACGCGACCATCTCGTTGAACTTCAGTCCGGCGAGATGCCGCTCCCGGTAGCCCAGCCAGCAGATGCGGGCCGGCAGGCCCTCGAAGTGCACCGCGTCGCCCGCCTTGTCGAGCCAGCGCACCAGCCCCGCGTTGTCGGGGAACAGCGCCTTGACCGCCTCATCCGTCTTGCGGATGTCGTCCGGGTCGCCGGAGAGGGCGACCCAGCGGAACGGTCCGCGTCCTTCGGCGAACTGCGGACGGATGTATGCCGGCACGAATCCGGGGAAGGCGAAGGCGCGGTCGAAGCCGCCCAGCTGCGCCTCGGCGCGGATCGAGTTGCCGTAGTCGAAGACCTCGGCACCGGCATCCTGGAATCCCACCATCGCCGCCACGTGCGCGGCCATGCTGCGGCGCGCCTGGGCCGTGAACCCGTCGGGGTCGCGGGACGCCTCAACCTTCCAGTCCTCGAACGCGACGCCCACGGGCAGGTAGGCCAGCGGGTCGTGGGCGCTGGTCTGGTCCGTGACGATGTCGACGATCACCTCGCCGGCGCGGTGGCGACGCAGCATGTCGGGGAAGACCTCGGCGGCGTTGCCGACGACGCCGACCGAGAGGGCCCGGCCTTCCTCCTTGGCCGCCGCCACCCGGGCCACGGCGGCTTCGAGATCGGTGGTGTACTCGTCCAGATAGCCGTGCTCGACGCGGCGGGCGAGCCGCGACTCGTCCACG from the Microbacterium atlanticum genome contains:
- the hutU gene encoding urocanate hydratase, which codes for MTTPTETRTVRAPREPERTAKSWGAEAAKRMLMNNLDPEVAEHPEDLVVYGGTGRAARSWEAFDAIVRTLDELEPDETLLVQSGKPVGVFRTHEWAPRVLIANSNLVGDWATWPEFRRLEQLGLTMYGQMTAGSWIYIGTQGILQGTYETFAAVARSLGRDDLSGTLTLTGGAGGMGGAQPLAVTLNGGAVLIVDVDESRLARRVEHGYLDEYTTDLEAAVARVAAAKEEGRALSVGVVGNAAEVFPDMLRRHRAGEVIVDIVTDQTSAHDPLAYLPVGVAFEDWKVEASRDPDGFTAQARRSMAAHVAAMVGFQDAGAEVFDYGNSIRAEAQLGGFDRAFAFPGFVPAYIRPQFAEGRGPFRWVALSGDPDDIRKTDEAVKALFPDNAGLVRWLDKAGDAVHFEGLPARICWLGYRERHLAGLKFNEMVASGELSGPIVIGRDHLDAGSVASPYRETEAMADGSDAIADWPLLNALLNTASGAAWVSIHHGGGVGIGRSIHAGQVTVADGSALAAEKLERVLTNDPGTGVMRHVDAGYDRAKEVARERGLQVPMLDG